The following are from one region of the Cytobacillus firmus genome:
- the gmd gene encoding GDP-mannose 4,6-dehydratase → MKKALITGITGQDGSYLAELLLSKNYKVYGLKRRSATPNEENINHIAENIDIIPGDLTDIPSLINAIRISDPDEVYNLAAQSFVGDSWGQSIYTGQVTALGVSNLLEAVRLVKPEARFYQASSSEMFGKVLEIPQTENTGFYPRSPYGAAKVYGHWMTVNYRESYGMYACSGILFNHESPRRGLEFVTRKITDAVAKIKLGKQKELRLGNLDAKRDWGFAGDYVNAMWLILQQEQPEDFVIATGETHTVKEFVEIAFSHVGLDWSQFVVQDPKFMRPAEVDLLLGNPEKAKRILNWSPSVSFESLVTMMVDSDLKRNSGKQ, encoded by the coding sequence ATGAAGAAAGCTTTAATTACAGGCATAACCGGGCAAGATGGATCATATTTAGCTGAACTTTTATTAAGCAAGAATTATAAAGTATATGGGCTTAAGAGAAGATCAGCCACTCCTAATGAAGAGAATATTAACCACATTGCAGAAAATATAGATATCATTCCCGGGGATCTGACTGATATTCCTTCTTTGATAAATGCAATCAGGATTTCTGATCCTGATGAAGTTTATAACCTGGCAGCCCAATCTTTTGTCGGCGACTCCTGGGGACAATCAATATACACCGGTCAGGTTACCGCTCTTGGTGTATCAAATCTTCTGGAAGCGGTAAGGCTTGTAAAGCCTGAAGCTCGTTTTTATCAAGCCTCAAGCAGTGAAATGTTTGGCAAGGTATTAGAAATACCCCAAACTGAAAATACTGGATTTTACCCGAGGAGCCCATATGGAGCTGCCAAAGTCTATGGACATTGGATGACAGTTAATTATAGGGAAAGCTATGGAATGTATGCCTGTTCGGGTATTTTATTCAACCATGAGTCGCCCCGCAGAGGGCTGGAATTTGTAACGCGAAAAATAACAGATGCTGTCGCTAAAATAAAGCTGGGAAAACAAAAGGAATTAAGATTAGGAAATTTAGACGCAAAAAGAGACTGGGGATTTGCAGGGGACTATGTTAATGCTATGTGGCTCATTCTCCAGCAGGAACAACCTGAGGACTTTGTCATTGCAACTGGAGAAACACATACAGTCAAAGAGTTTGTTGAAATTGCTTTTAGTCACGTGGGTTTGGATTGGAGCCAATTCGTTGTACAGGATCCAAAATTCATGAGACCTGCTGAGGTTGACCTGTTACTGGGAAATCCAGAGAAAGCAAAAAGAATATTAAATTGGTCTCCAAGTGTATCATTTGAAAGTCTGGTAACAATGATGGTAGATTCTGACCTTAAAAGAAACAGTGGTAAACAATGA
- a CDS encoding GDP-mannose 4,6-dehydratase, with the protein MRALITGVSGFAGKYLENYLTNQGAEVFGTSRQSKPPKKYYTLDLADRKAAEKIIREVKPTHIFHLAGASNVRDSWKNISDTFESNTMGTVNLLEAAINADTGPRIITIGSSEEYGNVTIPLNGITEEAQINPISPYGLSKSVINKLINQYKISYGIDAIHLRPFNHIGPGQKRGFVTSDFAYQIALINKTKSNNVLKVGNLEAVRDFTDVRDIVKAYYQIALKGKSGESYNVCSGKGIKVQEILNMLLSFSAREIIVEQTAENMRASDIPFYVGSPKKIKIASGWEPIIPIKDSLKDIYHFWLSSQQVGE; encoded by the coding sequence ATGAGAGCTTTGATTACAGGGGTTTCAGGATTTGCAGGCAAATACCTCGAAAATTATTTAACAAATCAAGGTGCAGAAGTTTTTGGAACATCAAGACAATCAAAACCTCCAAAGAAGTACTATACACTGGACCTCGCAGACAGGAAGGCTGCGGAAAAAATAATCAGAGAGGTAAAACCAACTCATATCTTTCACCTGGCAGGAGCAAGTAATGTAAGAGATTCATGGAAAAATATAAGCGATACATTTGAATCCAATACAATGGGGACTGTTAATCTGCTTGAAGCCGCAATAAATGCCGATACTGGCCCGCGCATCATTACAATTGGGTCTTCAGAAGAATACGGAAATGTCACTATACCGCTTAATGGCATAACAGAGGAGGCTCAAATAAATCCCATCAGCCCTTACGGATTAAGTAAGTCAGTTATTAATAAACTAATAAATCAGTATAAAATCTCGTATGGTATTGATGCTATTCATTTACGGCCTTTTAATCATATAGGTCCTGGCCAAAAAAGGGGATTTGTTACCTCAGACTTTGCCTATCAAATTGCCTTAATAAATAAAACAAAATCCAACAATGTATTAAAAGTGGGAAATCTTGAAGCAGTAAGGGATTTTACGGATGTTAGAGATATTGTTAAAGCCTATTATCAAATAGCTTTAAAAGGGAAATCAGGAGAATCATATAATGTATGTTCCGGCAAGGGAATTAAAGTACAAGAGATACTCAACATGCTGCTGTCCTTTTCAGCCAGGGAAATAATAGTTGAGCAAACAGCTGAAAATATGAGGGCTTCTGATATTCCTTTCTATGTAGGAAGCCCGAAAAAAATTAAAATTGCTTCGGGCTGGGAGCCCATTATTCCAATTAAAGATTCATTAAAAGATATTTATCACTTTTGGCTAAGCAGTCAGCAGGTAGGAGAATAG
- a CDS encoding glycosyltransferase family 2 protein has translation MSKANINKTNLKISCILTSYNRPQRVREAIASVQQQTYPNWELIIVDDNSNAQTKNVLKGIADKDHRITLIHTGVSPKDRPKTTRYATCINLALQRITGDLVTYLTDDDIYYPARFEKMAEVFQMNPHIYVLYGKQKVIVFSGNRVKRTFIRPLVGITREPMGKVDHNSFMHRRSCLKLVEGWDDHPAHWNAGDAAFFKRLVKHWDFYPLHVLTDEHRIHGKGVQRKLQRGNKPWNSEDAE, from the coding sequence ATGTCTAAAGCAAACATTAATAAAACTAACCTGAAAATAAGCTGTATTTTAACGAGTTATAATCGTCCTCAAAGAGTCCGTGAGGCCATTGCAAGTGTGCAGCAGCAAACGTATCCTAATTGGGAGCTCATTATTGTAGATGACAATTCAAATGCACAAACTAAAAACGTATTAAAAGGAATTGCAGATAAGGATCACCGAATTACATTAATTCACACAGGAGTAAGTCCGAAGGATCGCCCGAAAACAACCAGGTATGCAACCTGCATAAATTTGGCTTTGCAGAGGATAACAGGTGATTTAGTAACATATTTAACTGATGATGATATTTATTATCCAGCACGATTTGAGAAAATGGCAGAGGTTTTTCAAATGAACCCTCATATCTATGTGCTTTATGGCAAACAAAAAGTAATAGTGTTTTCGGGTAATAGGGTAAAAAGGACTTTTATTCGTCCATTAGTGGGAATAACACGGGAACCAATGGGGAAGGTTGATCATAATTCCTTTATGCACAGGCGATCCTGCTTAAAGCTCGTGGAAGGGTGGGATGACCACCCTGCCCATTGGAATGCCGGTGACGCCGCTTTTTTTAAAAGGCTTGTAAAACATTGGGATTTTTACCCCCTGCATGTATTAACCGATGAACACAGAATACATGGTAAAGGTGTTCAAAGGAAACTTCAACGCGGAAACAAACCATGGAATAGTGAAGATGCTGAGTAG
- a CDS encoding CgeB family protein — protein MRILFISSGYTGIYNFFEEWIMRELKKKNKVKLLDPLTGTRNLITMVNQFKPEIAIALVGFNVPSHLIQWLKTQKIKTAVWLTEDPYYMDKSEVLVPDYDYIFTIDTAAMDFYIQKGHQHTFHLPLGTSTEIFKPVQVEPAYKSDICLLGFPYPERVKLIQVLLQKTPYKIKVIGEWRHTLVRLKNHPRLEVHDSWVKPSIAAKYYNGAKIVLNTHRPYNLTQNKNRIGIKGNSINNRTFDVAACGGFQLIEYKEDLPIHFIEGKEIVSFKTEEELLQKINYYIKHEKQRKEIAKLASKRVLKEHTFEKRLEDMLSKLQ, from the coding sequence ATGAGAATTCTATTTATTTCATCAGGTTATACAGGGATTTATAATTTTTTTGAAGAGTGGATTATGAGAGAGCTTAAAAAGAAAAACAAAGTGAAACTATTGGATCCCCTAACTGGCACTCGAAATCTAATAACCATGGTAAATCAGTTTAAACCGGAAATTGCTATTGCCCTCGTTGGGTTTAATGTCCCTTCACATTTAATTCAGTGGCTAAAGACGCAAAAAATTAAGACGGCAGTCTGGCTTACTGAAGATCCTTATTACATGGACAAATCGGAAGTGCTAGTACCTGATTATGATTATATTTTTACTATCGACACAGCCGCCATGGATTTCTATATTCAAAAAGGACACCAGCATACTTTCCACTTGCCATTAGGTACTTCAACTGAAATATTTAAGCCTGTTCAGGTGGAACCAGCGTATAAAAGTGATATTTGTCTCCTTGGTTTTCCATATCCTGAGAGAGTGAAGCTAATCCAAGTTCTTTTGCAAAAAACACCTTATAAAATTAAAGTAATCGGCGAATGGAGACATACATTAGTCCGGCTGAAAAACCATCCCAGATTGGAGGTTCATGATAGTTGGGTGAAACCATCGATTGCGGCTAAATATTATAACGGAGCAAAAATTGTTCTAAATACGCATAGGCCTTACAATTTGACTCAAAACAAAAATCGGATTGGCATAAAGGGCAATAGCATAAATAATAGAACTTTTGATGTTGCTGCTTGCGGAGGTTTTCAATTAATTGAGTACAAAGAGGATCTGCCAATCCACTTTATCGAAGGAAAAGAGATCGTATCATTTAAAACCGAAGAAGAACTGCTTCAAAAAATCAACTATTATATTAAACATGAAAAACAGCGCAAGGAAATCGCTAAACTCGCCTCTAAGCGTGTCCTAAAAGAACATACTTTTGAAAAAAGACTGGAAGACATGCTGAGTAAGCTCCAATAA
- a CDS encoding glycosyltransferase family 61 protein, whose protein sequence is MSRNFMKVIPYQEICTAKDFKEFKLGILPENTLYHLSDPERTRIIPPVRPFPGIRLPNECVTQDFYVASLKNTLCLRNQTIIQDRRFVLPDSFRHYEFNASTTNLIYHGRSNRFSLKVKSQNTKYQSGDYIFLSGEKSGFGHFLLEVISRLWITKYIDVKNVKFIMNSEDRKSWQLDLLKPFGISLKQIIYLDKPIVCERLHIPVQSFCLRKYTSTFAYKTWKTIGDYYDRGTGFEKIYVSRSKLKNQRRVLLNEKSVERIFSLNGYKIIHPEELKVSEQINLFRNAKVIAGTSGSGMYNSVFLQNHPKVLILASNKFFKMSDILVNTSTGGKLHYFLGQTAELNASGNKAIWTLNTKHLHQFLKEF, encoded by the coding sequence GTGAGCAGAAATTTCATGAAAGTGATTCCGTATCAAGAAATATGTACGGCCAAAGACTTTAAGGAATTTAAATTAGGAATACTACCGGAGAATACTTTATATCATTTAAGTGATCCAGAAAGAACCCGCATCATACCACCCGTGCGGCCATTTCCAGGTATAAGATTGCCGAATGAATGTGTAACACAGGATTTTTATGTAGCAAGTCTTAAGAACACTTTATGTTTAAGGAATCAGACTATTATCCAAGACAGAAGGTTTGTTCTTCCTGATAGCTTCAGACATTACGAGTTTAATGCCTCTACAACCAATCTCATCTATCATGGAAGATCAAACCGATTCTCACTGAAGGTTAAAAGCCAAAACACAAAATACCAGTCAGGTGATTATATTTTTTTAAGCGGAGAAAAAAGCGGCTTCGGACATTTTTTATTAGAGGTTATCTCCAGATTGTGGATTACTAAATATATTGATGTTAAGAATGTAAAATTTATTATGAATTCAGAAGATCGAAAAAGCTGGCAACTCGATCTGCTTAAACCATTCGGAATAAGTTTGAAGCAAATCATATACTTGGATAAACCTATCGTGTGTGAAAGACTTCATATACCAGTCCAGTCCTTTTGTTTAAGAAAATACACCTCAACATTTGCCTATAAAACATGGAAAACGATCGGAGACTACTATGACAGGGGGACAGGGTTTGAAAAGATTTATGTCTCCAGATCAAAATTGAAAAACCAGCGAAGAGTTTTACTGAATGAGAAGTCTGTTGAAAGGATTTTTTCTTTAAACGGGTATAAAATTATTCACCCTGAAGAATTAAAGGTCTCAGAGCAAATTAATTTATTTCGTAACGCAAAGGTCATAGCAGGAACTTCAGGTTCAGGTATGTATAACAGTGTCTTTCTGCAAAATCATCCAAAAGTTTTAATCCTTGCCTCTAATAAGTTTTTTAAAATGAGTGATATATTGGTGAATACATCTACTGGAGGCAAGCTGCATTATTTTCTCGGTCAGACAGCGGAATTAAATGCTTCTGGCAATAAAGCAATCTGGACATTAAACACAAAGCACCTGCACCAATTTTTGAAGGAATTTTAA
- a CDS encoding sulfotransferase family 2 domain-containing protein, translating to MIIFIHIPKTAGTSMRKTIENQYNIHQIRSYYAGYQDAYNKLKGTPQSELSSVKWVQGHFRFGLHEAISHPVQYITMLRHPVDRVISYYYFLRENPRHPLYKQANSLNLKEFIMDEDGIIQDGIYNLQTKMISGDGTPSIEKAKKNIEEHFLMVGITERFNESLAIMRKKLGWNVPYNHKHNVTRTRPKMAQVPAEVRKLIEQKNEIDFQLYEYGKAFLQKEINSLN from the coding sequence GTGATAATATTTATCCACATACCAAAAACAGCTGGCACCTCCATGAGGAAAACAATTGAAAATCAGTATAATATTCATCAAATCCGTTCATATTATGCTGGATATCAGGACGCTTATAACAAACTAAAGGGAACTCCGCAGTCAGAACTATCTTCGGTAAAGTGGGTACAGGGCCATTTTCGATTTGGGCTTCATGAAGCTATATCGCACCCTGTTCAGTATATTACCATGCTTCGACATCCTGTAGACCGTGTCATTTCCTATTATTATTTTTTAAGGGAGAACCCTAGACACCCTTTATATAAACAAGCTAATTCTTTAAATTTAAAGGAATTTATTATGGATGAAGATGGAATTATTCAAGATGGAATATATAACTTACAAACAAAAATGATTTCCGGTGATGGCACTCCATCAATAGAAAAAGCAAAAAAAAATATCGAGGAACACTTTTTGATGGTCGGAATAACGGAGCGTTTTAATGAGTCATTGGCTATTATGAGAAAGAAGCTTGGATGGAATGTCCCTTATAATCATAAGCACAATGTAACTAGAACACGTCCGAAAATGGCACAGGTTCCAGCAGAAGTCAGAAAGCTGATCGAACAGAAGAATGAAATTGATTTTCAGTTATATGAGTACGGAAAAGCTTTCCTTCAGAAAGAAATTAATTCTTTGAATTGA
- a CDS encoding type II toxin-antitoxin system SpoIISB family antitoxin yields the protein MKEPADKKKKLPRIHADSTMKTLQKKSRISLPGFEVSPHTERILKENKRLISVYTKKKT from the coding sequence ATGAAGGAACCAGCGGATAAGAAAAAGAAATTACCGCGAATACATGCTGACAGCACCATGAAAACATTGCAGAAAAAATCCCGGATCAGCCTGCCGGGATTTGAAGTCAGCCCGCATACCGAAAGAATCTTGAAAGAGAATAAAAGATTAATAAGCGTTTATACCAAAAAGAAGACTTGA
- a CDS encoding type II toxin-antitoxin system SpoIISA family toxin, translating to MLIFFKIAVWIIVACLGFYVISVWLWEKKVKEKMSVIRKTWYILYVLGAVIYWTNEPETIFDHWQNYLIVAIIFALVDAFVFLGSYLKRVGNNELATDTRDLLEENSDLLNSHMNKLKSFQYLLRNEPIDIYYGNEEAYLAGIEKLLADFAEKVDMKASLCRYSTQEEKDYLLEHYTDKALIHSRLNRREVYYDAEEKLALIPFSIFEEDYIIKVTSGRFVTEFDYLLFTSLISIYDLMLPAEQEDEDHEGTSG from the coding sequence TTGCTGATATTCTTTAAGATTGCTGTGTGGATCATTGTCGCTTGTCTTGGGTTTTATGTTATTTCTGTCTGGCTTTGGGAAAAGAAAGTAAAAGAAAAAATGTCCGTCATTCGTAAAACCTGGTATATTCTTTATGTACTGGGTGCAGTAATTTATTGGACAAATGAGCCGGAAACCATTTTTGATCACTGGCAGAATTACCTGATTGTCGCGATTATATTTGCTCTTGTCGATGCTTTTGTTTTTCTTGGATCTTATTTGAAACGAGTCGGAAATAATGAACTGGCCACTGACACAAGAGATTTGCTTGAAGAAAACAGCGACCTGTTAAACTCACATATGAATAAGCTGAAATCGTTTCAATATTTATTGAGAAATGAACCGATTGACATTTATTATGGAAATGAAGAAGCTTATCTTGCAGGAATCGAAAAGCTTTTGGCTGACTTTGCGGAAAAAGTCGATATGAAGGCATCGTTATGCAGGTATTCAACACAGGAAGAGAAAGACTATCTCCTTGAGCACTACACCGATAAAGCCTTGATTCATAGCCGGCTAAACCGCAGGGAAGTTTACTATGATGCGGAAGAAAAGCTGGCACTAATCCCTTTTTCTATTTTCGAAGAGGATTATATCATTAAAGTGACCTCCGGCCGTTTTGTAACCGAATTCGACTATTTGCTATTCACTTCACTCATATCAATATACGACCTAATGCTCCCTGCCGAACAGGAGGACGAAGACCATGAAGGAACCAGCGGATAA
- a CDS encoding CsxC family protein, with the protein MKKNHSYGCGSSDKCPPLPKCDTAKSHTHFCDVGDPQNTGGVEQTIILGDVPIQTLTEADIYLPSYATEIKQIRKNVYLTQCKAVPVIPEGFPETPPTSVKLYVEGYIHKNIQYVDDCEGYVKDYSVNVPFKCYSLVNTLPEIDWEFSNKNSNSNEIRELAKNGMGADRCSFGSFTFEFLNEPIKCKLLNASVTQMDILSDFDKWGRFDKITEKAEVNLLVRLTQRQLANGGGDQ; encoded by the coding sequence ATGAAGAAAAACCATTCGTACGGCTGTGGAAGCAGCGACAAATGTCCTCCATTACCGAAGTGTGACACGGCTAAATCGCATACTCATTTTTGTGATGTAGGAGATCCGCAAAATACAGGCGGAGTAGAGCAGACAATAATTCTTGGAGATGTTCCAATTCAGACATTAACTGAAGCAGATATTTATCTTCCTTCATATGCCACAGAAATTAAACAAATCCGAAAGAATGTATATCTGACACAATGTAAAGCTGTACCTGTTATCCCGGAAGGCTTCCCTGAAACACCTCCAACATCTGTAAAGCTTTATGTAGAAGGGTATATTCACAAGAACATTCAATATGTTGATGATTGTGAAGGCTATGTGAAAGACTACAGTGTCAACGTTCCATTTAAGTGCTACTCCCTGGTAAACACCCTTCCTGAAATTGATTGGGAATTCAGCAATAAGAACAGCAATTCCAACGAAATCAGAGAGCTTGCAAAAAATGGCATGGGTGCAGACAGATGCAGCTTTGGCTCCTTCACATTTGAGTTCTTGAATGAGCCAATCAAGTGTAAACTTCTAAATGCTTCCGTTACTCAAATGGATATTCTGAGCGATTTTGATAAATGGGGCAGATTTGACAAGATTACTGAAAAAGCAGAAGTTAATTTGCTTGTAAGATTAACTCAGCGTCAATTGGCAAACGGCGGGGGAGACCAATAA
- a CDS encoding CsxC family protein, with the protein MSEENKDRDKAECQVSAQNCDCESTTHHPHVNIGKITAKVPVVLAELSLKVNVNALITFPEPVLEIKDIKKTVKLTQCRLLLPADQLFIKGFVRKNIQYATPCPDIEMHTDKTVASDIHSYTVDVPFQCVTEIKKFLTCPVMPELNHRQEFDFLVSKPVPRGYPEKDELQSSDLSQFHQKSVQHYNELPFCELISSRIIEWDEAIDRRPLPNRSPIGEGVFTKVEEKMVIDLLIKVLQKQQIRVSSTTNDHDDCFDCE; encoded by the coding sequence ATGTCTGAAGAAAATAAAGATCGAGATAAAGCGGAATGCCAGGTTTCTGCTCAGAACTGTGATTGTGAAAGCACCACTCATCATCCTCATGTCAATATTGGCAAAATTACGGCAAAGGTCCCTGTCGTTCTGGCTGAGCTATCTCTAAAAGTAAATGTAAATGCCCTTATTACCTTTCCGGAACCTGTTCTGGAAATTAAAGATATCAAGAAAACAGTAAAGTTAACACAATGCCGGCTGTTATTGCCTGCTGATCAGCTATTTATTAAAGGCTTTGTGCGCAAGAATATTCAGTATGCCACCCCCTGTCCTGACATTGAAATGCATACAGATAAAACGGTAGCTTCTGATATTCATTCTTATACAGTTGATGTTCCCTTCCAATGTGTGACAGAAATAAAAAAATTTCTTACCTGTCCGGTGATGCCTGAATTGAATCACCGGCAGGAATTTGATTTCCTTGTATCCAAGCCTGTGCCGCGGGGGTACCCGGAGAAAGATGAGTTACAATCGAGTGATCTTTCTCAGTTTCATCAGAAAAGTGTGCAGCATTATAATGAATTGCCATTTTGTGAACTGATTTCAAGCAGAATAATTGAATGGGATGAAGCGATTGACCGACGTCCACTCCCTAACCGCTCACCGATTGGAGAAGGAGTATTTACAAAGGTAGAGGAAAAAATGGTTATAGATTTGCTCATTAAAGTTCTGCAAAAACAGCAAATCCGTGTTTCTTCAACCACCAATGATCACGATGACTGCTTCGATTGTGAATAA
- a CDS encoding CsxC family protein — MKKENKCVDLNVSANVGDCAYSPGSTPIADAGEAIIRVPVELAVLNIRTNLAAKIKFPEPVLEIKDIKKRVQIVQCKLLLPGVAAGTDPFVEGSYHLFIKGYVRKNIQYAAPCYNSGVCVNSEMRSLTTDVPFECVVEIAEGDFDRTPQLPFQNARAEFDFFRQQDLGHGYPEKDHFLSSDLSQFHQDSSQFYNQMPYCELISSRITEWDEALDRKPFHNNANWQEGTFETISEKMFLQFTVKVLQNQQVRVTAL, encoded by the coding sequence TTGAAAAAAGAAAATAAATGCGTAGATCTTAATGTGTCTGCTAATGTGGGAGATTGTGCTTATTCCCCTGGATCCACTCCTATTGCAGACGCAGGTGAAGCCATCATTAGAGTGCCTGTTGAACTTGCTGTTTTAAATATTAGGACAAACCTCGCAGCTAAAATTAAATTTCCGGAGCCAGTCCTGGAAATTAAAGATATTAAAAAGAGAGTTCAAATCGTCCAGTGCAAACTCCTTCTGCCTGGTGTTGCAGCAGGAACGGATCCTTTTGTAGAAGGCTCTTATCATTTATTCATTAAAGGATATGTACGAAAAAATATTCAATATGCTGCACCTTGCTACAATTCAGGTGTTTGCGTGAACTCAGAGATGCGTTCACTGACAACTGATGTGCCTTTTGAATGTGTCGTCGAAATTGCAGAGGGAGATTTTGATAGAACTCCACAGCTTCCTTTCCAGAACGCACGTGCAGAATTTGATTTCTTCAGACAGCAGGACCTTGGACATGGCTATCCTGAAAAAGATCACTTCCTATCAAGCGATCTTTCCCAGTTCCATCAGGACAGCAGCCAATTCTACAATCAAATGCCATATTGCGAGCTGATCTCCAGCAGAATTACTGAATGGGATGAAGCACTTGACCGCAAGCCATTCCACAACAATGCCAACTGGCAGGAAGGAACTTTTGAAACGATTTCCGAAAAAATGTTCCTGCAGTTTACTGTGAAAGTTCTCCAAAACCAGCAAGTCAGAGTAACAGCACTATAA
- a CDS encoding ParM/StbA family protein: MDRHNFLAVDIGNSWYKALASENGILSEYQIPNAIALFDAEFYEKPYDDDDIVFEDNLIVEVKSKAVVDRREIFYIGKGAAKQRDVSLTAFNNQKVDEDRTYLLLFGLAGYHAALQHPEETEITYSIDQLAVSLPTTQYKERKTRLKDKLAGTHTIIFHKVPGLSEPKELTVKITINDVIVGAEGACAYLGLTRDQETLGIKNEELVKESQKGIIIGDLGGDSVDFVGIKNNKPVASVEGEPFGINQFLDHIIQRVSKKEMYRFDSRAELEEKLAEGPSGWYVEPFAGVRKDISKYILPQLKSMAIKYLEHFDRVRSSSSEIKGAVRYIAVGGAAKLAQKQIQEAAAKWSDRGRPIELTFPENMEKLNVLGLMILAKMNQLKREKESNHSISNRG; this comes from the coding sequence ATGGATAGACACAATTTTCTTGCTGTTGATATAGGAAACAGCTGGTATAAGGCATTAGCTTCTGAAAATGGTATTTTGTCAGAATATCAGATTCCCAATGCTATTGCTTTATTTGATGCGGAATTTTACGAAAAGCCATATGATGACGATGATATCGTGTTTGAAGATAACTTAATTGTGGAGGTAAAGAGCAAGGCTGTTGTAGATCGAAGAGAAATATTCTATATCGGCAAGGGAGCGGCTAAACAGCGGGACGTAAGCCTGACTGCTTTCAATAACCAGAAAGTTGATGAAGACAGAACCTATCTGCTGTTATTTGGTCTTGCAGGCTACCATGCTGCACTTCAACACCCCGAAGAAACAGAAATCACCTATTCTATTGATCAATTAGCTGTATCTCTTCCAACTACACAGTATAAAGAGAGAAAAACCCGCCTTAAAGACAAACTGGCTGGAACACATACAATCATTTTTCATAAAGTACCCGGGCTTTCAGAACCAAAGGAGTTAACCGTTAAAATCACCATAAATGATGTGATTGTCGGTGCTGAAGGTGCGTGTGCCTATCTGGGGTTAACCAGAGATCAGGAAACCTTGGGCATTAAGAATGAAGAGCTTGTTAAAGAATCACAAAAAGGAATCATCATTGGCGACCTTGGAGGCGACTCAGTCGATTTTGTGGGAATAAAAAATAATAAGCCTGTTGCATCTGTAGAGGGGGAGCCGTTCGGGATCAACCAGTTTCTGGATCATATCATTCAAAGAGTGAGTAAAAAGGAAATGTACCGGTTTGACTCCCGTGCCGAACTGGAGGAGAAATTGGCAGAAGGACCTTCAGGATGGTATGTGGAGCCATTTGCAGGGGTCAGGAAGGATATAAGCAAATACATTTTGCCGCAGTTAAAGTCGATGGCAATCAAATACCTGGAACATTTTGATCGGGTAAGGAGCAGTTCATCAGAGATTAAAGGGGCTGTCCGATATATCGCTGTAGGAGGAGCAGCCAAACTCGCCCAAAAGCAAATTCAGGAAGCTGCCGCAAAATGGTCGGATAGAGGAAGGCCAATTGAATTGACTTTTCCTGAAAACATGGAAAAATTAAATGTCCTTGGTCTTATGATTCTGGCAAAGATGAATCAGCTTAAAAGGGAAAAAGAAAGTAATCATTCCATTTCAAACAGAGGTTAA
- a CDS encoding CotY/CotZ family spore coat protein: MGLCGKKNKDFERHDFCHEHDYDCDCHIKPEWDEGKHRKNFYENCVEEVLEAIFRAQKKAGMDDDCRSSCRESIDDLMGGHKKPRKNTIPFLLYCGNCEPFKATGVTTFTNHSKEKKFACITSFIFRIKEFDGKCAVLELLTFKQCKSSKDPFKTHTKDFCSPCSQIDCENVEDLIPTGICINVDLSCFCAVTCLPAVRL; encoded by the coding sequence ATGGGTTTGTGCGGGAAAAAAAATAAAGACTTTGAAAGGCATGATTTTTGCCATGAGCATGATTATGACTGTGATTGTCATATAAAACCGGAATGGGATGAGGGGAAACACCGGAAAAATTTCTATGAAAATTGTGTTGAAGAGGTTTTGGAAGCCATTTTCAGAGCGCAGAAAAAAGCGGGTATGGATGATGACTGCAGGAGTTCCTGCCGGGAATCCATTGATGACCTTATGGGGGGGCATAAGAAGCCAAGAAAGAATACAATTCCTTTCCTATTATACTGCGGAAACTGTGAACCATTCAAAGCCACAGGTGTAACCACGTTCACTAATCATTCTAAGGAAAAAAAATTTGCTTGTATCACATCATTCATTTTTAGAATAAAAGAATTTGATGGCAAATGCGCTGTATTGGAACTGTTGACATTCAAGCAATGTAAATCTTCTAAAGACCCATTTAAAACACATACAAAAGATTTCTGTTCCCCTTGCAGCCAAATCGACTGTGAAAACGTAGAAGATCTTATTCCTACAGGCATCTGCATTAATGTGGATCTTTCCTGTTTTTGTGCTGTTACCTGTCTGCCTGCCGTCCGCTTATAA